In the Engystomops pustulosus unplaced genomic scaffold, aEngPut4.maternal MAT_SCAFFOLD_190, whole genome shotgun sequence genome, one interval contains:
- the LOC140108855 gene encoding uncharacterized protein, which yields MPEEPQTPPKTRSSIILQQVVSLCTVRSLWESDARGATDPSKDPQHRPAAGGVTVHREKLMGERCQRRHRPLQRPAAASSCSMWGHCAAGEAYGRAMPEEPQTPPETRSSIILQHVGSLCTGRSLWESDARGDTDPSRDPQQHHPAACGVTVHREKLMGERCQRSHRPLQRPAAASSCSMWGHCAPGEAYGRAMPEKPQTPPETRSSIVLQQVVSLCTRRGLWESDARGATDPPETRSSIILQQVVSLCTRRGLWESDARGATDPPETQQHHPAAGGVTVHREKLMGERCQRRHRPLQRPAAASSCSMWGHCAPGEAYGRAMPEKPQTPPETRSIILQQVVSLCTVRSLWESDARGATDPSRDPQHHPAAGGVTVHREKLMGERCQRSHTQRRLRVAEEGPVH from the coding sequence ATGCCAGAGGAGCCACAGACCCCTCCAAAGACCCGCAGCAGCATcatcctgcagcaggtggtgtcacTGTGCACCGTGAGAAGCTTATGGGAGAGCGATGCCAGAGGAGCCACAGACCCCTCCAAAGACCCGCAGCATCgtcctgcagcaggtggtgtcacTGTGCACCGGGAGAAGCTTATGGGAGAGCGATGCCAGAGGAGACACAGACCCCTCCAGAGACCCGCAGCAGCATCATCCTGCAGCATGTGGGGTCACTGTGCAGCGGGAGAAGCTTATGGGAGAGCGATGCCAGAGGAGCCACAGACCCCTCCAGAGACCCGCAGCAGCATCATCCTGCAGCATGTGGGGTCACTGTGCACCGGGAGAAGCTTATGGGAGAGCGATGCCAGAGGAGACACAGACCCCTCCAGAGACCCGCAGCAGCATCATCCTGCAGCATGTGGGGTCACTGTGCACCGGGAGAAGCTTATGGGAGAGCGATGCCAGAGGAGCCACAGACCCCTCCAGAGACCCGCAGCAGCATCATCCTGCAGCATGTGGGGTCACTGTGCACCGGGAGAAGCTTATGGGAGAGCGATGCCAGAGAAGCCACAGACCCCTCCAGAGACCCGCAGCAGCATCgtcctgcagcaggtggtgtcacTGTGCACCAGGAGAGGCTTATGGGAGAGCGATGCCAGAGGAGccacagaccctccagagacccgcagcagcatcatcctgcagcaggtggtgtcacTGTGCACCAGGAGAGGCTTATGGGAGAGCGATGCCAGAGGAGccacagaccctccagagacgcAGCAGCACcatcctgcagcaggtggtgtcacTGTGCACCGGGAGAAGCTTATGGGAGAGCGATGCCAGAGGAGACACAGACCCCTCCAGAGACCCGCAGCAGCATCATCCTGCAGCATGTGGGGTCACTGTGCACCGGGAGAAGCTTATGGGAGAGCGATGCCAGAGAAGCCACAGACCCCTCCAGAGACCCGCAGCATcatcctgcagcaggtggtgtcactgtgcaccgtgagaagcttatgggagagcgatgccagaggagccacagacccctccagagacccgcagcatcatcctgcagcaggtggtgtcacTGTGCACCGTGAGAAGCTTATGGGAGAGCGATGCCAGAGAAGCCACACACAGAGGCGCCTGAGGGTTGCAGAAGAAGGTCCTGTGcactga